One genomic segment of Chloroflexota bacterium includes these proteins:
- a CDS encoding MgtC/SapB family protein: MPIELEMVLRLLLAAALGAIIGYQRERAGKQAGLRTHILISVGAALISLLSIYGFGAASDPARVAAGVVVGVGFLGAGVILHRQGGIVAGLTTAATIWVVAGIGLAAGTGLYIVAAVATALVLGVLIMPRWIG, translated from the coding sequence ATGCCTATCGAACTGGAAATGGTGCTGCGTCTCCTGCTGGCCGCTGCTCTGGGAGCGATTATTGGGTACCAGCGGGAAAGGGCGGGAAAACAGGCGGGGCTGAGAACACATATTCTCATCTCGGTCGGTGCCGCTCTTATCTCCCTACTTTCCATTTATGGTTTTGGTGCTGCCAGTGACCCGGCCAGGGTGGCTGCTGGCGTGGTGGTCGGCGTTGGTTTTCTGGGAGCTGGCGTTATCCTGCACCGTCAGGGAGGCATTGTTGCCGGCCTGACCACGGCGGCTACAATCTGGGTGGTAGCCGGGATAGGCCTTGCCGCTGGCACCGGTTTGTATATTGTTGCGGCGGTAGCTACGGCTCTTGTTCTCGGCGTACTGATAATGCCTCGCTGGATAGGATAA
- the leuC gene encoding 3-isopropylmalate dehydratase large subunit → MNLAEKILAAHTDRKKVSPGEFVNAKVDVILGNDITAPIAIKEFQKIGVSRVFDPKKVVMVLDHFMPTRDIASAEIAKMMREFCGEQKAVFFEIGKAGIEHVLLPEQGIVLPGQVVIGGDSHTCTYGAVGAFATGVGSTDMAAAMATGDLWMKVPQTIKFIYHGNLGKWVSGKDLILHTIGDIGVDGALYSAMEFTGEAIDALPIDGRFTMANMAIEAGGKAGLFRVDNKTQLYIKSRAQGPYNVYEPDPDAEYAKVIEYDVTGLEPQVAFPHSPANARPVTQAGDIKIDQAIIGSCTNGRIDDLRVAAQILKGKKVHPSVRCIVIPGSQQVYAEALNEGLIAVFIEADAAVSTPTCGPCFGGHTGVLAGGERCISTTNRNFVGRMGHPKSEVYLANPAVAAASAVTGRISHPDEVVK, encoded by the coding sequence ATGAATCTGGCTGAGAAGATACTGGCGGCGCATACGGACCGGAAGAAGGTGAGTCCTGGAGAATTCGTCAATGCCAAGGTAGATGTGATTCTCGGCAATGATATAACGGCACCGATTGCTATCAAGGAATTCCAGAAAATCGGCGTGAGCCGTGTCTTCGACCCGAAGAAAGTCGTGATGGTGCTCGACCACTTCATGCCCACCCGGGACATCGCCTCCGCTGAAATCGCCAAGATGATGCGCGAGTTTTGCGGCGAACAGAAGGCGGTGTTCTTTGAAATCGGTAAGGCGGGAATTGAGCATGTTCTGCTGCCAGAGCAGGGCATTGTGCTTCCCGGTCAGGTGGTCATAGGCGGCGATTCACATACCTGCACCTACGGGGCGGTGGGTGCCTTTGCCACCGGCGTGGGCTCAACCGATATGGCCGCGGCCATGGCGACCGGTGACCTGTGGATGAAAGTCCCCCAGACTATTAAATTTATCTACCATGGTAATCTGGGAAAATGGGTGTCGGGGAAGGACCTCATCCTCCACACCATCGGTGACATTGGTGTTGACGGTGCACTCTATTCGGCGATGGAGTTCACGGGAGAGGCAATCGATGCTCTGCCCATAGACGGGCGGTTCACCATGGCCAATATGGCCATTGAAGCCGGGGGCAAGGCGGGACTTTTCCGGGTGGACAATAAAACACAACTTTACATAAAATCCAGGGCACAGGGTCCATATAACGTGTATGAGCCTGACCCCGATGCTGAATATGCCAAGGTCATTGAGTATGACGTCACGGGGCTGGAACCGCAGGTGGCATTTCCTCATTCGCCGGCCAATGCCAGGCCGGTCACTCAGGCGGGGGACATAAAAATCGACCAGGCAATTATCGGCAGCTGCACCAATGGCAGAATTGATGATTTAAGGGTTGCCGCTCAGATATTGAAAGGGAAGAAGGTGCATCCCAGCGTACGATGCATAGTTATTCCAGGGTCCCAGCAGGTATATGCTGAAGCTTTAAACGAAGGGCTTATTGCGGTATTTATTGAAGCCGATGCTGCGGTAAGCACGCCTACCTGTGGCCCGTGCTTCGGTGGGCACACCGGCGTGCTGGCGGGAGGCGAGCGATGTATATCCACCACCAACCGCAACTTCGTTGGCCGAATGGGGCATCCCAAATCGGAGGTATATCTCGCCAATCCGGCGGTTGCCGCCGCCAGCGCCGTAACCGGCAGAATCAGCCATCCGGATGAGGTTGTTAAATGA
- a CDS encoding pyridoxamine 5'-phosphate oxidase family protein yields the protein MKRAMRKKEKEITDAAELEQIIKQARVCRLGFVDGNEPYVVPVCFGYEDNAFYFHCAPEGRKIDLIKKNNQICVEVEADVQVINAEKPCGWSTKYRSVIGVGRAHILENEEDKIRGLTALMRQFGDKEPDIEFEKADRAAVVRIDIEHIAGKKSGY from the coding sequence ATGAAACGGGCCATGCGGAAAAAAGAGAAGGAAATCACCGACGCCGCTGAGCTTGAGCAGATTATAAAGCAGGCAAGAGTATGCCGGCTCGGTTTCGTGGATGGCAACGAGCCTTACGTGGTGCCGGTCTGCTTCGGCTACGAAGATAACGCCTTTTATTTTCACTGCGCGCCGGAAGGCCGCAAAATCGACCTTATCAAAAAGAACAACCAGATCTGCGTGGAAGTAGAGGCTGATGTTCAGGTTATCAATGCCGAGAAACCCTGCGGCTGGTCAACGAAGTACCGGAGCGTTATCGGCGTGGGCCGGGCGCATATTCTGGAAAATGAGGAAGACAAAATCCGTGGTTTGACGGCGCTTATGCGGCAGTTCGGGGATAAGGAGCCGGACATTGAATTTGAGAAGGCCGACCGCGCCGCGGTGGTGAGAATCGATATTGAACATATCGCCGGCAAGAAATCGGGGTACTGA
- a CDS encoding MGMT family protein produces the protein MVKMRKSWREKLRDSKDLPRVVEINDKMSKRWGTGTCVIPAPIEVDEIMRSVPKGRLITINQIRESLARKHGASIGCPITTGIFCNIAARAAEEDASEGGKKITPYWRTLKSKGELNEKYPGGVEAQIVHLQSEGHTVEPGRGKKPPVIKDFEKALVEI, from the coding sequence ATGGTCAAGATGCGGAAAAGCTGGCGTGAGAAACTGCGTGACAGCAAAGACCTGCCCAGAGTGGTGGAAATTAACGATAAGATGAGCAAGCGGTGGGGAACGGGGACATGTGTCATCCCTGCCCCAATCGAAGTCGATGAAATCATGAGAAGTGTGCCGAAAGGCAGGCTGATCACGATTAACCAGATTCGTGAGTCCCTGGCTCGAAAACACGGTGCCAGCATCGGTTGTCCCATTACCACAGGTATTTTCTGCAATATCGCCGCCCGTGCCGCCGAGGAAGATGCCAGCGAAGGCGGGAAAAAGATTACCCCCTACTGGCGGACGCTGAAATCCAAGGGAGAGCTGAACGAGAAGTACCCGGGTGGGGTGGAGGCGCAGATTGTCCATCTTCAGTCCGAGGGTCATACCGTTGAGCCGGGCAGGGGGAAGAAGCCGCCGGTGATAAAGGACTTTGAGAAGGCGCTAGTGGAGATTTAG
- a CDS encoding ParB/RepB/Spo0J family partition protein, which produces MEIKDIKLSEIRISELNTRKDLESGTEDSSLSDLANSIKEKGLLNPITVKRNESDTYDLIVGQRRFLACQNLGWQSIPAIIRDIADDTDGTIISLIENVHRADMNPIDKARAYEKIYEEYKDYSKIANETGVSVATIKRYLKILDLAPSIQERLSTADGPAGIATLSKIAETFPVEQQEEVLNKIGGFKQQIQLEMIKRSGGNLSELEVLKGQALEGALDVRLCRGLEKCTFIPPELRGLVKSAVEKFKKDGSTQELEI; this is translated from the coding sequence ATGGAAATAAAAGATATTAAACTGTCTGAAATTCGCATATCTGAACTGAATACGAGGAAAGACTTGGAGTCAGGAACAGAAGATAGCAGTTTATCTGACCTAGCAAATAGCATAAAAGAAAAAGGATTGCTGAATCCAATAACTGTTAAAAGAAACGAATCTGACACTTACGACTTAATTGTTGGACAGCGGCGCTTTCTTGCTTGTCAAAATCTAGGGTGGCAATCTATTCCAGCAATCATTAGAGATATTGCAGATGATACAGATGGTACCATAATCTCTCTAATAGAAAATGTACACAGGGCAGATATGAACCCTATAGATAAAGCAAGAGCTTATGAAAAGATTTATGAGGAATATAAGGACTACAGTAAGATAGCAAATGAAACAGGTGTGTCAGTAGCAACTATTAAAAGATACCTAAAAATTCTTGACCTTGCCCCATCTATTCAAGAAAGACTCTCAACAGCAGATGGCCCAGCAGGTATAGCAACTTTATCTAAAATAGCCGAGACTTTTCCAGTAGAACAGCAGGAAGAGGTTCTCAATAAAATTGGGGGCTTTAAACAGCAAATACAATTGGAAATGATTAAGAGGAGTGGCGGTAATTTAAGTGAACTAGAGGTTCTAAAAGGCCAAGCATTGGAAGGGGCTTTGGATGTGCGTTTATGTAGAGGTCTTGAAAAGTGTACCTTTATTCCGCCTGAGCTACGAGGATTAGTGAAAAGTGCAGTGGAGAAGTTTAAGAAGGATGGCAGCACTCAAGAGTTGGAGATATAG
- the leuD gene encoding 3-isopropylmalate dehydratase small subunit yields the protein MMLKGKVYKYGADVNTDVIIPARYLNIYDPVELAKHCMEDIDEDFLKRVEPGDIIMATTNFGCGSSREHAPMAIKAAGISCVIAKNFARIFFRNAINIGLPLLECEEAVDNTESGDVLEVDLSKGEIKNITKKLTFTANPYPDFMAEIISSGGLIEYTKKRLTSRRV from the coding sequence CTGATGCTAAAAGGTAAAGTTTACAAGTACGGCGCCGATGTGAATACCGATGTCATAATTCCGGCGCGTTATCTCAATATCTATGACCCGGTGGAGCTGGCCAAGCACTGCATGGAAGATATTGATGAGGATTTTCTAAAAAGGGTGGAGCCGGGCGACATCATCATGGCGACCACCAACTTTGGCTGCGGCTCTTCGCGGGAGCATGCCCCTATGGCGATAAAGGCAGCCGGCATTTCCTGCGTTATCGCCAAGAACTTCGCCCGCATCTTCTTTCGCAATGCCATCAATATCGGCCTGCCTTTACTCGAGTGTGAGGAGGCGGTGGACAACACCGAATCGGGCGATGTCCTGGAAGTAGACCTCTCTAAGGGGGAGATAAAAAACATAACCAAAAAACTGACCTTTACCGCCAATCCCTATCCCGACTTCATGGCCGAGATTATATCCTCGGGCGGACTGATTGAATATACCAAAAAACGTTTGACGAGCAGGAGGGTTTAG
- the leuB gene encoding 3-isopropylmalate dehydrogenase yields the protein MKFNIVVLPGDGIGPEITEAAVNVLQVAGKKFGHTFELYNGLIGGVAIDATGVPLPPDVLKMSRKSDAVLMGAVGDPRFDVPDAKARPEDGMLALRRKLGLFANLRPVRNLPMLVNATNLKPEVVEGVDFIFVRELTGGLYFGRPKKRWQTPKGWRAVDTMTYSEQEIERIVRVGFELARGRKKKLVSVDKANVLECSRLWRQVATGLSAKYPDVELEHMLVDAASMRLIQNPKHFDVIVSENTFGDILTDEASMLAGSMGMLPSASLAGVPQEGVRTLGLYEPIHGSAPRRAGLNMANPIATILSMAMMLRYSCGLDREAQVVEKAVIDVLNDGYRTYDIMDEGMTQVGTKEMGELIAGKV from the coding sequence ATGAAATTTAATATTGTGGTATTACCCGGCGACGGCATTGGCCCGGAAATAACCGAGGCCGCGGTCAATGTACTTCAGGTGGCGGGTAAGAAGTTCGGTCACACGTTTGAACTGTACAACGGCCTTATCGGTGGGGTGGCGATTGATGCCACCGGTGTACCGCTGCCGCCGGATGTGTTGAAAATGAGCCGGAAAAGCGATGCCGTATTGATGGGAGCGGTCGGTGACCCCAGGTTTGATGTTCCAGACGCCAAGGCTCGTCCCGAAGATGGTATGCTGGCGCTGCGCAGGAAGCTGGGGCTCTTCGCCAATCTGCGTCCGGTCAGGAATCTTCCAATGCTCGTCAATGCCACCAACCTGAAACCCGAGGTGGTTGAGGGAGTTGATTTCATCTTTGTCCGTGAACTTACCGGCGGACTATACTTCGGCCGACCGAAAAAACGCTGGCAGACGCCAAAAGGCTGGCGGGCAGTGGACACCATGACCTATTCGGAACAGGAGATTGAGCGTATTGTTCGGGTCGGTTTTGAGCTTGCCCGCGGCAGAAAGAAAAAGCTGGTCTCGGTTGACAAGGCCAATGTGCTGGAATGTTCACGGCTGTGGCGACAGGTGGCGACGGGTCTTTCGGCAAAATACCCCGATGTGGAACTGGAGCACATGCTGGTGGACGCTGCCTCCATGCGCCTGATACAGAACCCGAAGCATTTTGACGTCATCGTCTCCGAGAACACGTTTGGCGATATTCTGACCGATGAAGCATCGATGCTGGCGGGCTCAATGGGGATGCTGCCTTCAGCCAGCCTGGCCGGCGTGCCCCAGGAGGGTGTCAGAACCCTTGGCCTTTATGAACCGATTCACGGCAGCGCCCCCCGTCGTGCCGGCCTGAACATGGCCAACCCCATCGCCACCATACTCAGCATGGCGATGATGCTTCGTTACTCCTGTGGATTGGACAGAGAAGCACAGGTGGTCGAGAAGGCTGTCATCGACGTATTGAATGATGGCTATCGCACCTACGACATCATGGACGAAGGCATGACGCAGGTCGGTACCAAAGAGATGGGCGAATTAATCGCCGGGAAAGTGTGA
- a CDS encoding VOC family protein codes for MHQNWKFHHVSVVVGDMEKAIKFYEALGIGPFPPLLGPQGKVALADKTLQGKPAEWELDLRHAEGGVGDLTFELIQPLEGDTPVKEFLKEKGEGIQHIGFFVDDIEQETAKMAEKGFKITQSAETPTVKWAYYGTDAVGGFSIELMQKK; via the coding sequence ATGCATCAGAACTGGAAATTCCATCACGTCTCGGTGGTGGTCGGGGACATGGAAAAGGCAATCAAGTTTTACGAAGCGCTGGGAATAGGGCCATTCCCTCCCCTGCTCGGACCGCAGGGTAAAGTAGCGCTGGCGGATAAAACCTTGCAGGGCAAACCGGCGGAATGGGAACTCGACTTAAGGCACGCCGAGGGCGGTGTGGGCGACCTGACTTTCGAGCTGATACAGCCGCTGGAGGGCGATACGCCGGTCAAGGAATTCCTGAAGGAAAAAGGAGAGGGCATCCAGCATATCGGCTTTTTCGTCGACGATATTGAGCAGGAAACGGCCAAAATGGCCGAGAAAGGGTTTAAGATTACCCAGAGCGCCGAAACCCCGACGGTGAAATGGGCTTACTACGGCACCGACGCTGTTGGCGGTTTCTCCATCGAGCTCATGCAGAAGAAATGA
- a CDS encoding thymidylate synthase has product MNIAFIEARDLSEAWFQCVCKTLTDGFEYKIERGSYAGQNRKELDFVVVKIQYPGTRPLVPDVPQGVPPPSTMDYIEEYLPYLMAAHRREGEQYTYGQYLEKQIAEVIKMYQEDGYNTNQAFMAVGDAQSIFLSDPPCLRAIDTRIRHNKLNFVVYFRSWDLWAGFPSNLAAIQLLKEYMASEVGVEDGEIIAMSKGLHLYEYSWELAKIAVRMD; this is encoded by the coding sequence ATGAATATTGCCTTTATTGAAGCACGCGACCTCTCCGAAGCCTGGTTCCAGTGTGTCTGTAAAACGCTGACCGACGGTTTCGAGTATAAAATCGAGCGGGGAAGCTATGCCGGTCAGAACCGGAAGGAGCTTGACTTCGTCGTCGTTAAGATTCAATATCCTGGGACAAGGCCGCTGGTACCCGATGTGCCGCAGGGGGTGCCGCCGCCAAGCACGATGGATTATATAGAGGAATACCTGCCATACCTGATGGCGGCACACCGGAGAGAGGGAGAGCAGTATACCTACGGCCAGTACCTGGAAAAACAGATCGCCGAGGTAATCAAGATGTACCAGGAAGATGGCTATAACACCAATCAGGCCTTTATGGCGGTGGGTGATGCCCAGTCCATCTTTCTTTCCGACCCTCCCTGCCTGAGGGCCATAGACACCCGAATCAGGCATAACAAACTCAACTTCGTGGTCTACTTCCGTTCCTGGGACCTCTGGGCCGGTTTTCCTTCAAACCTGGCGGCAATTCAGCTGCTGAAGGAATATATGGCCAGTGAGGTAGGGGTTGAGGACGGGGAGATAATCGCCATGAGCAAGGGCCTGCACCTCTACGAGTATTCGTGGGAACTGGCTAAAATTGCGGTGAGAATGGATTGA
- a CDS encoding methylated-DNA--[protein]-cysteine S-methyltransferase, with the protein MTSMAARWRKRGIEVKDAKGHNDGIIAELNAFFTGDLHQFSVPVDLRGTEFQRQVWNLLLNIPYGETRSYGQIAGALGRPEASRAVGQAIGTNPVAIIVPCHRVIGVNGGLVGYGGGLHRKQALLELEAQHLGKH; encoded by the coding sequence ATGACATCAATGGCGGCGCGGTGGCGTAAAAGAGGCATCGAAGTCAAAGACGCTAAAGGTCATAATGATGGAATAATCGCTGAGCTCAATGCCTTCTTCACCGGTGATTTGCATCAGTTCAGCGTTCCCGTCGACCTTCGTGGCACGGAGTTCCAACGTCAAGTCTGGAATTTACTCTTGAATATACCTTATGGAGAGACCAGGTCATACGGCCAAATAGCCGGAGCACTGGGACGCCCCGAGGCCAGTCGTGCTGTTGGACAGGCCATTGGCACCAATCCGGTGGCGATTATCGTGCCCTGCCATCGCGTTATCGGGGTCAACGGCGGATTGGTGGGCTATGGCGGTGGACTGCACCGGAAGCAGGCGCTTCTCGAACTGGAAGCCCAACACCTCGGTAAACACTGA
- a CDS encoding thiamine pyrophosphate-requiring protein, translating to MKVSDAIAEILKLEGAEFLSCFPTTGIIDSSAKAGLRPVVCRQERVGVGIADGYSRVTNGKRLGVFAMQYGPGTENAFSGVATAYSDSVPVLILPLGHHRERAWIKPYFSSIRSYEAITKWIEQVNIAERIPEVMRRAISQLRTGKLGPVMLEIPADVANQEIEPFDYHPVKSSRAAGDPNDIDKVAQVLVDARCPVIHAGQGVLYAEAWNELVELAELLQAPVMTTLLGKSAFPENHPLSLGTGARVMTKPVHHFLDKADVIFGVGCSFSTHTMSTKIPSGKVIIQAIADAGDINKYYYTDYPIIGDAKLVLQQFIEVIKERLGKQGRKGDGNVAHEIKKIKDDWMKEWLGKLTSDEVPINPYRVIWELMHTIDPKDAIVTHDAGSPRDQLVPFYTATAPRSYLGWGKSHGLGTGLGLAMGAKLAKPDKVAINFMGDAAFGMVGLDFETAARSSIPIITIVLNNSTMAIETDHMPISHERYQSRDLGGNYADMGRAMGGYGERVEKPADVAPAIQRAIRANQEENRPALLEFITGEEITFPSF from the coding sequence GTGAAAGTTAGTGATGCCATCGCGGAGATTCTCAAACTTGAGGGAGCTGAGTTTCTCAGTTGCTTCCCAACCACAGGCATCATAGATTCTTCGGCTAAAGCCGGGCTGCGACCTGTCGTTTGCCGACAGGAGCGTGTTGGCGTGGGCATCGCTGACGGTTACAGTCGCGTTACGAATGGGAAACGTCTCGGCGTCTTTGCCATGCAGTACGGCCCTGGAACAGAGAACGCCTTTTCAGGAGTGGCCACGGCTTATTCCGATTCAGTACCGGTGCTTATCCTCCCCTTGGGTCATCACCGGGAGCGGGCCTGGATAAAGCCTTATTTCAGTTCCATCCGTAGTTATGAGGCTATAACCAAGTGGATAGAGCAGGTTAACATAGCGGAACGAATACCTGAAGTCATGCGACGTGCCATCTCTCAACTGCGCACCGGCAAGCTAGGTCCGGTAATGCTGGAAATACCTGCCGATGTTGCCAATCAAGAAATAGAGCCCTTTGATTATCACCCGGTAAAGTCCTCACGGGCTGCTGGTGATCCAAATGATATAGATAAAGTTGCCCAAGTACTGGTGGATGCACGCTGTCCGGTTATCCATGCCGGTCAGGGGGTGCTCTACGCTGAAGCATGGAATGAGCTGGTAGAGCTGGCCGAGCTACTGCAGGCGCCAGTGATGACCACCCTGTTGGGCAAGAGTGCCTTCCCGGAAAACCATCCCCTCTCCCTGGGGACAGGTGCCCGTGTTATGACCAAACCGGTGCATCATTTTCTTGATAAGGCTGATGTAATCTTCGGCGTTGGTTGCAGTTTTTCCACTCATACTATGTCTACGAAAATACCTTCGGGAAAGGTAATTATTCAAGCCATCGCCGATGCTGGAGACATTAACAAATATTATTATACGGACTACCCCATCATCGGCGACGCCAAACTGGTGCTACAGCAGTTCATTGAGGTAATAAAAGAGCGACTTGGCAAACAAGGGCGCAAAGGTGATGGCAATGTCGCTCACGAAATAAAGAAGATAAAAGATGACTGGATGAAAGAATGGCTTGGCAAACTCACCTCAGACGAGGTGCCAATCAATCCCTACCGGGTCATATGGGAACTCATGCACACCATCGACCCGAAGGATGCCATCGTTACCCACGACGCCGGGAGTCCGCGCGACCAGTTGGTGCCATTTTATACAGCGACTGCTCCCCGCAGTTATCTCGGCTGGGGTAAATCACACGGACTGGGCACTGGTCTTGGACTTGCCATGGGTGCCAAGTTGGCCAAACCTGATAAAGTGGCCATCAACTTCATGGGCGATGCTGCCTTCGGTATGGTGGGACTCGATTTTGAAACTGCGGCGCGGAGTAGTATTCCGATTATCACCATCGTGCTGAACAACTCTACTATGGCGATTGAGACAGATCACATGCCCATCTCACACGAACGCTACCAGAGCCGGGACCTCGGCGGCAACTATGCTGATATGGGACGTGCCATGGGCGGTTATGGCGAAAGGGTGGAAAAGCCTGCCGATGTCGCACCGGCCATCCAGCGTGCCATCCGTGCCAATCAAGAGGAGAACCGCCCGGCACTGCTTGAGTTCATTACCGGCGAGGAGATAACTTTCCCCAGTTTTTAA